One genomic segment of Flavobacteriaceae bacterium includes these proteins:
- a CDS encoding DUF2019 domain-containing protein yields MKIDSLENAIDIFKGASIEHGKASEEGNYKVGNKNYYKIVDAAKYLNENDAIHELLQLLNNENVSVQLWAATYLLENHENEAIKLLTSISKKNITHFSFNAQITLDEWKSGDLKLQY; encoded by the coding sequence ATGAAAATAGATAGTTTAGAAAATGCGATTGATATATTTAAAGGAGCATCCATTGAACATGGAAAAGCATCAGAAGAAGGTAATTATAAAGTTGGAAACAAGAATTATTATAAAATAGTAGATGCTGCAAAATACTTAAATGAGAATGACGCAATTCATGAATTATTACAACTTTTAAACAATGAGAACGTTAGTGTTCAATTGTGGGCTGCAACCTATTTGCTTGAAAATCATGAAAATGAAGCGATTAAGTTATTAACTTCTATCTCAAAGAAGAATATTACACATTTTTCTTTTAATGCACAAATAACTTTGGATGAATGGAAAAGTGGAGATTTGAAGTTACAGTATTAG
- a CDS encoding helix-turn-helix domain-containing protein, which produces MNDIGTRIKILRKKHDFTQSQLAEKVGLTYVQIGRYEKRGAIPSSEVISKLATALNTTVDFLINGNENISENHLSNNKILNLFKKIETLNEKDKEMIITFLDAFITKKQIQQIVA; this is translated from the coding sequence ATGAATGATATTGGAACAAGAATAAAGATATTAAGGAAAAAACATGATTTTACACAATCTCAATTAGCAGAAAAAGTAGGTTTAACCTATGTTCAAATTGGACGATATGAAAAAAGAGGCGCAATTCCTTCTTCAGAAGTCATTAGTAAATTAGCTACAGCACTGAACACTACTGTAGATTTTCTTATTAACGGGAATGAAAATATATCAGAAAATCATTTATCTAATAATAAAATATTAAACCTATTTAAAAAAATAGAAACGCTAAATGAAAAAGACAAAGAAATGATTATTACTTTTCTAGATGCTTTTATTACAAAAAAACAAATACAACAAATTGTAGCTTAA
- a CDS encoding toprim domain-containing protein, with translation MDIGTFKKELDILEIGKELGLKIEKNGACLCPFHKDKKPSLMFSREKQIVTCFSGNCSAGTMDVIDLVQKFYSWELPKTLEWLKPYANVVETPKTTPVKTSMNYEALFKKLQPKLKQSSNARTYLESRHLDYKLLEAAFNKGKDYNSLKHCVIFPLKNKDGNIVSLYGRSIASTGNYKHFYTKNRQGLYPKYPPATTKKLIITESIIDAATLQQHFTLPRDTAILTAYGTNGITPQHTEAVSQLEHLQEIILWLDGDDAGKKATEKYGKEFAKQYPKLQISKVPTLDGEDINSLLDSHTSEIVTQFFEKRIQVISTKQPQKDYTLNIETHKTIYQDEHLNIQVLGKLDTKNLGALRVTLVVKSKHNPNQIPVRNTLDLYHGDRIEKFVRTCAEKLETGTSFIRKALNTLTEGLENHRLQQVEIAQEQQDEKPTLRELTNQEKQAALLLLKDKNLTKILTQKLQNTGIVGEEKKALFLFTILLSHQMHHTLHAMVQGTSGSGKSHLIKKVADCMFNQQKIKRFTRVSEKSFYNYGSYDLQHCGIILEDYDGLAEEAQLAWRELQSNGQLSSSVSLKNEMTGEIKSGEKWVYGPIASLVATTKFRLYEDNQSRVFTIAIDESEAQTEKVLEYMASKASKGITEQQEQQAIREIQNLVSLLKPYAVQNNYRLHLPKTTQQRRRLTQMLHDFIEQITLLHQYNRQRISADTQEPQTLITELEDLELAVDLMFESIVLKTDELDGILRQFYENLKEYITKKAKKIGKSLSETDFIQREIRQEFRISKTQLFRYFTELQELEYITKTHTGSRNTFSYKIGYWDNIEKLRTEIRDYLYKQIQAFKKNT, from the coding sequence ATGGACATTGGAACATTTAAAAAGGAGTTGGATATTTTAGAAATAGGAAAAGAACTAGGTTTAAAAATAGAAAAGAACGGTGCTTGTTTATGTCCGTTTCATAAAGATAAAAAACCGAGCTTGATGTTTTCCAGAGAAAAACAAATTGTTACTTGTTTTAGTGGAAACTGTTCTGCAGGAACGATGGACGTAATAGATTTGGTACAAAAGTTCTATTCTTGGGAATTGCCTAAAACCTTAGAATGGTTAAAGCCGTATGCAAATGTTGTGGAAACTCCCAAAACTACTCCAGTAAAAACAAGCATGAATTACGAAGCACTCTTTAAAAAACTACAACCGAAATTAAAACAAAGTAGCAACGCAAGAACTTATTTAGAGAGTCGTCATTTAGATTACAAACTTTTAGAAGCAGCTTTTAACAAAGGCAAAGATTACAACTCTTTAAAGCACTGTGTTATTTTTCCTCTAAAAAACAAAGATGGGAACATTGTAAGTCTATACGGAAGGTCGATAGCATCGACAGGTAATTACAAACATTTTTACACCAAAAACAGACAAGGTCTGTATCCAAAATATCCACCTGCAACAACAAAGAAATTAATCATTACAGAAAGTATTATTGATGCAGCGACCTTGCAACAGCATTTTACACTTCCAAGAGATACGGCAATTTTAACAGCGTACGGTACAAATGGCATCACACCACAACATACCGAGGCGGTAAGCCAATTAGAACATTTACAAGAAATTATCCTGTGGTTAGATGGCGATGATGCAGGTAAAAAAGCCACCGAGAAATATGGCAAAGAATTTGCTAAACAATATCCAAAATTACAGATTAGCAAAGTACCCACCTTAGATGGCGAGGATATTAATTCTTTATTGGACAGTCATACTTCAGAAATCGTTACCCAGTTTTTTGAAAAACGAATACAGGTAATATCTACAAAACAACCACAAAAAGACTACACTTTAAATATTGAAACTCATAAAACAATTTACCAAGACGAACATCTAAACATCCAAGTATTAGGCAAATTAGATACAAAAAATCTAGGCGCACTTCGAGTTACGTTAGTGGTAAAAAGCAAACACAATCCCAATCAGATACCCGTTAGAAATACTTTAGATTTATACCACGGCGACCGCATAGAAAAGTTTGTAAGAACCTGTGCAGAGAAACTAGAAACGGGTACAAGTTTTATAAGAAAGGCTTTAAATACCCTCACAGAGGGTTTAGAAAACCACCGATTACAGCAAGTTGAAATTGCCCAGGAACAACAAGATGAAAAACCAACGTTAAGAGAACTTACCAATCAAGAAAAACAAGCAGCTCTTTTACTTTTAAAGGATAAAAACCTAACAAAAATCCTCACTCAAAAATTACAAAATACAGGTATTGTGGGCGAAGAGAAAAAAGCCCTTTTTTTATTTACCATTTTATTGAGCCATCAAATGCATCATACTTTACACGCTATGGTTCAAGGAACTTCGGGAAGTGGCAAAAGTCATTTAATAAAAAAAGTGGCCGACTGTATGTTTAACCAACAAAAAATCAAACGCTTTACCAGAGTTAGTGAGAAAAGTTTTTATAATTATGGGAGTTACGACTTGCAACATTGTGGAATTATTTTAGAAGATTACGATGGACTGGCAGAAGAAGCGCAATTGGCATGGAGAGAATTGCAAAGCAATGGACAATTAAGTAGCAGTGTGAGTTTAAAAAACGAAATGACAGGCGAGATAAAAAGCGGAGAAAAATGGGTCTACGGTCCGATTGCTTCCTTAGTGGCTACTACAAAATTTAGATTGTATGAAGACAACCAAAGTAGAGTATTTACCATTGCCATTGATGAGAGCGAAGCACAAACAGAAAAGGTGTTGGAATATATGGCTTCAAAAGCATCCAAAGGCATCACAGAACAGCAGGAACAACAGGCTATACGTGAAATCCAAAACTTAGTGAGTTTATTAAAACCCTATGCTGTACAAAATAACTACCGATTGCATTTACCAAAAACCACCCAACAACGTAGAAGATTAACGCAAATGCTACATGATTTTATAGAGCAAATAACTTTACTACATCAATACAATCGGCAGAGAATCTCCGCAGATACACAAGAACCACAAACGCTAATCACAGAACTAGAAGATCTAGAACTGGCGGTAGATCTCATGTTTGAAAGCATTGTATTAAAAACCGATGAACTCGATGGAATCCTACGACAGTTCTATGAAAACTTAAAAGAATACATTACTAAAAAAGCCAAGAAAATAGGAAAGAGTTTATCTGAAACTGACTTTATACAAAGAGAAATCCGACAAGAATTTAGAATTAGTAAAACACAGCTCTTTCGTTATTTTACAGAATTACAGGAACTGGAATACATTACAAAAACCCATACAGGAAGCAGAAATACCTTTAGTTATAAAATAGGGTATTGGGATAATATAGAAAAATTACGAACAGAAATAAGAGATTATTTATACAAACAAATCCAAGCATTTAAGAAGAATACCTAA